The Salvia miltiorrhiza cultivar Shanhuang (shh) chromosome 2, IMPLAD_Smil_shh, whole genome shotgun sequence DNA window GGCGACGAGGTTTAGGTGCAGGCGGGAGCGGTGCGGCGCTGATTTGAGGAATGAGGTTGAGGAGGAGGCGCTGATTTGAGGAATAACTTTTAGTGAATTAGGTTTAGGTTTTACTTTTTAGtatattcaataatttaaaataaaaaattatatatatatatatatatatatatatagatatatatatttcgaatcgaataactacgaatatcgaatcgaatatcaatatttcatttaagtatttgaataataatcgaatcgaatcgaatatttattatcgaatacgaatcgaataatttcgaatacgaatcagacaatttcgaatcgaatctcgaatcgagcaaaattattgattcatttacaaccctagtTACACCCGAAAATGAATTGGTTTGGTATTTGTAGATTCTGCAAGGTCCAAAGTGCAAAACCATCTAAACTCTGGGCTCCAAAATGCAAAATTAAACCCCCCACTAAAAACCTAGTAACCAGTCGAGCCTCCTCATTCGCCCTAAACGGAACGTTGGAAGTCTGAACAGCCACTGCAGCAATGGGTAATTCTCAACTCCTTCATTTCTAATTTGATTTCGATCTGTTTTTTAATTCCACCAAAAAATTGATGAATTCGGATCGCAGGTGCGTACACGTACGTGTCGGAGCTGTGGAAGAAGAAGCAATCAGATGTGATGCGGTTCTTGCTTAGGGTCCGCTGCTGGGAGTATCGCCAGCTTCCCGCTGTTGTACGCGTCACCCGCCCCACCCGCCCCGACAAGGCCCGCCGCCTCGGCTACAAGGCCAAGCaggtctttttctttttcctattctattttatttatttcaaacgCAGTTATTTGTTGTATGAGAGTGCAATTTCCATTCATTTCTGATTTCTGGTTCTGATCTGTGAAATTAGGGTTAGTTGACACTTCACTTCTTCAAGTTGAGTCTACCGAAATAGAACCGAAGTGAATCTCATACACCTACGAAGCGTCATTAGATTTTCTAGATGGATTTTAGTTGTGAGCTATTTCCTTAGGATCGATTATTGCCTGATTTTTGCGTTATCGTTTGTCATTTTTGTGTGCTGAATCGCTGAtgcaaaattatatatttacttatttgttattcttgttgttatattttactTTTGGTTTGTGCTTCGTTAGGAAACAGTAAGATACAACTGTATTCGGGTAGTATTTTGGAATGTATTTTGTTCCCAATAAGATAAGATTTTTATCTTATAAATAGCTGGACCATCTTAAAATGTAATCTAGAGTGTATAGTATCACTTGAATTCAGTGTCGGAGTCAGGAATTTAGTTGAGGGAGTTAAATTTGTACGGGGGTTTGGGGGCGGTAACCctgattttttttgggcatttcgtatattttaaaaaattatacagTTTCAATACACTACAATTTTTTTggggacattccgtatattttaggcattttttattaaaagaaaaacgtaatagtaataataacgaatatattttcatagattatatagttttaaataacacaattaacatgaaattaaatatttatgagGGGATATAACAAGTAAATCAACTTTTATAAGGCCAAAGtttttttataataggtataaacatatactccctccatctcacaaaaacatgaatatttttccattttagggcgtctcacaaaaacatgaacattacTATTTTTGGAAATTATCCCCTTATTTTTCATCCCTCCTTTTTacacttatttacaaaaaaaccattATAGCCCACCACTatcttttcttaattaattcattataaCTAATATTTCTTAAGACCCATGCcatttctctttgttcatgtttttgtgagacggagggagtatatactttaaaaaaaaaactcaaaatttgggaggggctCCAGCCCCCCAGTCCCCATGTGGCTCCTCTACTGCTTGAATTCATGGTGTCTGTGCTAGttgttcattttcttttttatatgaCTACCAACACAATTTACTTTTCAGGGTTATGTCATCTATCGTGTCCGAGTAAGACGTGGAGGAAGGAAGAGGCCAGTTTCCAAGGGTATTGTTTATGGTAAGCCCACCAACCAGGGTGTTACTCAGCTGAAATTCCAGCGCAGCAAGCGGTCAGTCGCAGAGGAACGAGCTGGAAGGAAACTCGGTGGCCTTAGGGTTCTGAGTTCTTACTGGATTAATGAGGTTTGCATCGAGCACATACCTTGTATATGTCTATGTATCTTTTTTGATTCTTTTACCATGCTAATGAGCAATTTAATCATCAGCCTTCCACTAGAAAAATTGAGAAATAGATACTTATGGTCAATTTAAGCGTTTCTGTTCGTAAAATGCAAAACGGttgataattattttcaaaCTGCAACATGCTCTTGAATGTGTTCTTGAACAAGTTGATTTTGGAGAATCAAGTGAACAGTGGGTAAGTGGGCTGTTGAAGTACTAGGCTAGCAATTTCTGCTTTGTGCTTGAAATTAGCCGCTTTCGAATCGAATCTTGAATGCAGTGCTGTTTACTTGTTGTCTAAAACTTCAGGACTCTACTTACAAGTACTTTGAGGTGATTCTGATTGATCCGGCCCATACTACTATCCGCAACGACCCAAGAATCAACTGGATCTGCAATCCAGTCCACAAACACAGGGAGCTTCGCGGTctcacttctgctggaaagaagTACAGAGGTCTCAGAGGCAGAGGGCATTTGCACCACAAAGCACGTCCCTCGAGAAGGGCTACCTGGAAAAGGAACCAGACCCTTTCCCTCCGTCGCTACCGTTAACCTTCATGAGAATTTTGGTGTTACCATAACAGAATTGAGTCTACTTATCGAGTTTAGAGGAAGTTGGTTTACTTTGTTGGAACATATTTTTCTGTTTCTGAGATGAGGATTATCTTGCTACTTCCATTGTTATGTCAAATGGGAATTTTGTTTGTGTCGTTACTATATATATTTGCATGATTGTTTATCAGTGCCATGAGTTTGCTGCTGTTACCTGTCAACTCTTATAATCCATTACTGAACATACTTCTTGGTGGGAAATACTATTAAAGAggcaaaattcaaaatataccCATTTTGAACTTTGCAACGATAAATTTTACTCCTTTCATGAAACATGAAATTTACGCACATCTGAAGACCACATATAATCCTAATGTGAACAATAACTCAGATTAACAATAACAGAGACAAAAAAACCTTGGTCAATACACACTACTGAAACACGTACAGAAAAAATTCCACCCATCTTCTTCAAGTCGACGAAATTTCTCGATCATTTCCTTGAATATCATCAAATAGGCATATACCATCATGCCCTTCCACCCACGAAATTTCGTGGGTCTCAatagaatccttgaagaagCCTTGAACTACTATTGCAATTCTACCCGTAGCGAAGGATTGTTGCCCTGAGCGAAGGAAGCGCTTGAATCTGCGTAAGCCACATGAGAATTGAACCATTACACTAAGAGgatgtttggctgagcttataagctctttaaaacaacttataagttgtttaagagcttataaacttctTGAAAGTGTTAGCCAAACATAAGTATATCATTCTGTTAtcatttcttttcgattttctctctctaacaaagtttttctttctctaactaaaaattctctttttagcttataagctcaattatctaaacactttgacaacttataagatcttaagaaattacatcttataagcttttgaaacaacttataagctctttaaactaagcttagccaaacaccctctgaGTCCAGTTATTGAAGCTGCATAGGTAATCCATTTCTTGCTCAGATTTAACGCCATCATAAGTTTCGTTTTATTAGGACaagcagggacggagccagggggggctaaagccccctcccaaattttgagttttttttttttaaatatatatagatatatgtttatccctattataaaataattttgttttataaaagagtatttggttattatattctctcatgtatacttaatttaaggataattttgttatttaaaactatataatctatgaaatattgtttgttattattactattatacttgtcttttaataaaaaatgcctaatatgtatgaaatgctaaaaaaaattataatgtattgaaactaatttgtaatatgtagaaaatatataatctatgaacatgttgtttgttattattattattattatgcttgccttttaataaaaaatgtcttaaatatacggaatgtccaaaaaaagttttgtgatatattgaaactatataatctatgaaaatgttgttcgttattattagtattatgctcatattttaataaaaaaataccttaaatatacagaatgcccaaaaaaaaattctcggggccgtacaagttcagccccccgaacttaattcctggctccgtccctgaggACAAGTAGGATGTGGATTTCTCGTTCTGTTCTTCGTTTCTCTCCCACGCATATTTGGAGCTCTTATTTTTTTTCGACAAATAACACAAGTTTGATTGATATTTATATAGTGCCACATCATTTATCAGCTAATGCCATTCCGTTAAGATTGTTTCTTTAAAGATTTAGTCATTTTTCAGTTATTTTCCGTAAGAAATGGAGCAATCTTAAAAGAAATGCTGATAAATGATAAAGGATGCAATCTCAACATTCTTATTTAACCCATTTCTTTTAAGATTGCGGTTGAGTTCAATCTtctgctaaaatttttactgaTGCCTCTTTCTTTTACTGATGGGGTCGATTCATTTCTAGTTTGAGCCTATGTTGGTTAAAAATTATAATGAAGGCTATATAGAAGTTGTCGTGCATTTCCTTGAAAAGAATAGGTGGTCTGAAATTTTCAATCTAGAAGAAAATCTTTATTAAGCACTGCTTTGCTTCCACGAGTGTTTTGATCCTTAACTTCTAGAAGGAAACTTGGAGTTGCGCAGTTTGGGAGCATAGACGTAGAAATTTTGTAAGGTAGACAAAATAATGCTTCAGTTATTTGTAGTTTTACCTGCAATTCTagaaaatatgttatttattaaacTCGGTCCTTTGTTTAGTACTATAATTAACTAGTACGTGTTTCGTGCCATGCACGgacaataataaatttataattataaaaaattaaaattatataaaaatataaaaatatgttaCTTATTTATGAAAAATTACATATgctgaaatataaaattacatatatgcTCCCTCCGTCTTATTAATACTAGAGTGTAACgtgtcgaatttcgacgggtatcatttgatgttataatttatatataaaaaagcgtaaaaattatttcttaatatatttataaattatggagattattcactaaaaaaattattaatatgataTAGGTCATTACACAttaaactaaaatgaaaaaaaaataaattaaagagaaCTTTCATCTTTAACATGACTTAGTGAAACAtacattcaaaaaaattatttaccaCTCACTACTATTTGCCACTCATACCCGCAACCCGCGAATACCCGCCACCCACTACCCGTCGGATACCCGTTAAGGCTTGAGAGGTAGGAGCGTTGCTACTTCTCGGCGTCGACATCCTGCAATCAAGcacccaacaaatgcaataaaCCACCCCACAAATAAATCACTACGAAACTGCaacaattttagaaaaaatttCAACTTCTTGTACACTACTATTTGTCACCCATACACACGACCCCACCTGTCGGGTATCCACCAACCC harbors:
- the LOC131011451 gene encoding 60S ribosomal protein L15-like, which produces MGAYTYVSELWKKKQSDVMRFLLRVRCWEYRQLPAVVRVTRPTRPDKARRLGYKAKQGYVIYRVRVRRGGRKRPVSKGIVYGKPTNQGVTQLKFQRSKRSVAEERAGRKLGGLRVLSSYWINEDSTYKYFEVILIDPAHTTIRNDPRINWICNPVHKHRELRGLTSAGKKYRGLRGRGHLHHKARPSRRATWKRNQTLSLRRYR